From the Bombus pascuorum chromosome 7, iyBomPasc1.1, whole genome shotgun sequence genome, one window contains:
- the LOC132908761 gene encoding serine/arginine repetitive matrix protein 1 isoform X3 — translation MQINLTGFLNGRNARSFMGELWDLLVSAQESVTGIPEAFLQQKKDQIKKRLEEQEKLQASLAEKEKEKEREKEKDEAESKIKKEEKERGSSKERRRDRSRDRSRDRDRDRKRSRSRDRHRDRDRSIRKRRSSSRSPSKNSLKDNGKDMTETKVEREDSPQPENAIPLMPVKTKPEAAVAISRLQAKLMSIADGKKKNNRTPSPESLEKAKKSRSRSKSPISRSKKSRSKSPSRDSKTRRSRSPASKSRRSRSKSRSRRSRSRSKSRRSKSRSQDRSKSRRTKSKSPRSHSRSRSRSKKSRSKSIDRSKSRKSRSDSSDSRSSKSRSKSPDKRKDTLDSNRKRDASTSSSSESEEKGAKDKNDFEIRKKKDGVQAKRSYRKTNKDDSGSDSDSSRERKSVPKRRSPTPRKDRGRSKDRDRSRDRSRDRSRDRSRDRSRDRNRRRSIDRERERRRERERERERERLDRFSGSRSMRPPSVRRAPSRRRSPPRRSPARYRRRSPSPGDRRRRRSFDRRRRSSERRDRRRSPDRRDSRRRSPDGRDRSLRYDRSSSRDRSSRRDRSRDRDRRDRDRRSRSRDRRSRSKDQRSSVDHARDGKRSPDRSRDAKEKTKDKKVDEKIKRSTDTGSRKELRNGRSKSSSSESSESSSSSNEDEVTRKSLERKSSQEKRERERDREHADEKRKEKEKPIKEESIKRPEKDIKKAEPVNIKKPDLSVSPKKLQSATLPVTRHRFSKSLSRTPSPFKKTEDIIAAVKVKQPSKEDNKEESPKEESSFSSADTFPLKKDDKSIKSIKTTSEDKKSDQKSSEPVLLKKPAEVIKKSKREKRDGSTDSNDSESEGKKRSKKLEKSKKSRRASTDEEKSDKCGSSSDSEEERKHAEKTKKIRDSNRGDSLDERTKDRKDSRKREMNENESRKRPKKELEEEMKKSKRSRKDSSSGDEEQKIRRSKSEDDRSRLRKSKKDSSSDDEPKKTRKRRDSSSEDEKSRTRKSRKDSTSEDEGKVRLKKSKRDSSTDDEEIGEKDAKKKRKADDSSDEEKVKKKRKKKTKTSTSESEESEVEEKKKKKDKKHKKHKKHKKHRKHKKKKVADSDESDVSEGNTEELEKKLREKALKSMKKGHSIEGSD, via the exons ATGCAGATCAACCTCACTGGTTTTCTGAATGGAAGAAATGCTCGATCTTTCATGGGTGAACTATGGGACCTCTTGGTCTCTGCTCAAGAAAGCGTAACGGGTATTCCAGAGGCTTTCTTGCAACAAAAGAaagatcaaataaaaaaacgtttg GAAGAGCAGGAGAAACTCCAAGCTTCTTTGgcggagaaagaaaaggaaaaggaaagagagaaagaaaaagatgaagcTGAAAGcaagataaagaaagaagaaaaagaacgtgGTTCTTCGAAGGAGCGTCGAAGAGATCGAAGTAGAGATCGAAGTAGAGATCGTGATAGAGACAG AAAAAGAAGTCGATCGAGAGATCGACACAGAGATCGTGACAGATCGATCCGCAAAAGACGATCTTCTTCGAGATCGCCTAGTAAAAATTCGCTTAAAGACAACGGAAAAGATATGACTGAAACTAAAGTCGAACGAGAAGATTCACCTCAACCTGAAAATGCTATACCGCTCATGCCAGTTAAGACAAAACC gGAAGCCGCTGTTGCGATATCGCGATTACAAGCTAAATTAATGAGCATTGCTGatgggaaaaagaaaaacaatcgTACTCCATCTCCTGAATCATtggaaaaagcaaaaaaatcTAGATCTAGATCAAAATCACCTATAAGCCGCTCCAAAAAGTCTAGATCCAAATCGCCCAGTCGAGATTCAAAAACACGTCGTTCTCGATCACCGGCATCTAAGTCGAGGCGATCTCGATCTAAGTCAAGATCAAGACGATCTAGGTCTAGGTCAAAGTCTAGAAGATCTAAATCCAGGTCGCAGGATCGCTCAAAATCGAGACGTACAAAATCCAAGTCTCCAAGATCGCATTCGAGATCTCGTTCACGATCTAAAAAATCAAGATCGAAAAGCATTGATAGAAGTAAGTCTAGAAAATCGAGATCCGATTCAAGCGATTCAAGATCATCAAAATCTCGTTCGAAGTCACCGGATAAGAGAAAGGATACTCTCGATTCCAACAGGAAACGAGATGCAAGTACAAGCAGTAGCTCCGAatcagaagaaaaaggagcgaaagataaaaatgacttcgaaattagaaagaagaaagatggaGTACAGGCAAAGAGATCATATAGGAAAACAAATAAGGATGACAGTGGTAGTGATAGTGACTCGAGTCGAGAAAGAAAATCAGTTCCTAAACGAAGGAGTCCAACGCCACGAAAAGATAGAGGTCGATCAAAGGATAGAGATAGATCGCGAGATAGATCACGCGATAGATCACGGGATAGGTCTCGGGATAGATCTCGAGATAGGAATAGAAG GAGATCCATAGACAGAGAACGTGAAAGGAGAAGAGAACGGGAGCGAGAAAGGGAACGGGAAAGATTGGATAGATTCAGCGGTAGTCGCAGCATGCGACCTCCATCTGTGCGCAGAGCACCTAGTAGACGCCG AAGCCCTCCTCGGAGAAGTCCGGCACGATATCGTCGCAGATCACCAAGTCCCGGAGATAGGCGCCGAAGAAGATCTTTCGATCGAAGACGAAGATCGTCGGAAAGAAGAGACAGACGTCGATCTCCGGATCGTCGTGATAGCAGACGTCGTTCGCCAGACGGACGGGACCGATCCCTCAGGTACGATAGATCTTCCTCTCGTGACAGATCGAGTAGGCGAGACCGTTCCAGAGACAGGGACAGAAGGGATAGAGATAGAAGATCTAGATCTAGGGATCGTAGGTCTAGATCAAAAGATCAAAGGTCATCGGTGGATCATGCGAGAGATGGAAAACGATCTCCTGATCGCTCAAGAGATGCTAAGGAGAAGACAAAGGACAAGAAAGTGgacgaaaaaattaaaagatcaaCTGATACGGGATCGCGAAAAGAATTACGAAACGGAAGGTCTAAGTCAAGTAGCTCGGAAAGTAGCGAAAGTAGTTCCTCTAGCAATGAGGATGAAGTGACCAG AAAGTCACTAGAGCGGAAATCGTCTCAAGAAAAGCGAGAACGCGAGAGGGATCGTGAACACGCAGATGAGAAACGTAAAGAGAAGGAGAAGCCTATCAAGGAAGAATCCATCAAACGACCCGAAAAGGACATCAAGAAAGCTGAACCTGTGAACATCAAGAAACCAGATCTCAGCGTTTCTCCTAAAAAACTTCAATCTGCTACGCTTCCTGTAACTAGACACAGG TTTTCGAAGAGTTTATCTAGAACGCCGTCTCCATTTAAAAAGACTGAAGACATCATAGCAGCGGTTAAAGTCAAACAACCATCGAA AGAAGATAACAAAGAGGAATCACCAAAAGAAGAATCGAGTTTTTCATCTGCGGATACGTTCCCACTAAAAAAGGATGATAAATCGATCAAATCAATCAAAACTACATCCGAGGACAAGAAGTCAGATCAAAAATCGTCAGAGCCAGTTCTCTTGAAAAAACCTGcagaagtaataaaaaaatcgaAGAGGGAGAAACGCGATGGTTCTACAGATTCAAATGATAGTGAAAGCGAAG GTAAGAAAAGATCAAAAAAGTTAGAGAAGTCCAAGAAATCCAGGAGAGCTTCCACGGATGAAGAGAAGTCAGATAAATGTGGTTCTAGTTCAGATTctgaagaagaaaggaagcacgcagagaaaactaaaaaaattagGGATTCGAATCGAGGCG ATTCATTAGATGAACGTACAAAAGACAGAAAAGATAGTAGAAAACGGGAAATGAACGAAAACGAATCTCGTAAGCGACCAAAAAAAGAGTTAGAAGAGGAAATGAAGAAATCAAAAAGATCTAGGAAAGATTCTTCTTCGGGAGATGAAGAACAAAAGATAAGAAGAAGTAAAAGTGAAGATGACAGGTCCAGATTACGAAAATCCAAAAAAGATTCGAGTTCGGACGATGAGCCGAAAAAGACACGAAAACGAAGAGATAGCTCTTCGGAAGATGAGAAGTCAAGAACGAGGAAGTCAAGAAAGGATTCTACGAGCGAAGACGAAGGGAAAGTACGTTTGAAAAAATCTAAGCGAGACTCAAGTACAGATGATGAAGAGATTGGAGAAAAAGatgcgaagaaaaagagaaaagcggATGACAGTTCAGACGAagaaaaagtgaagaaaaaacGTAAGAAGAAGACTAAAACTAGCACTAGTGAATCAGAG gaAAGTGaagtagaagaaaagaaaaagaagaaggataaAAAGCACAAGAAACATAAGAAGCATAAGAAAcatagaaaacataaaaagaagaaggttGCAGATTCTGACGAATCTGATGTAAGTGAAGGTAATAcagaagaattagaaaaaaaacttCGCGAGAAAGCATTGAAATCGATGAAGAAAGGACACAGCATAGAAGGAAGTGATTGA